A portion of the Streptomyces platensis genome contains these proteins:
- a CDS encoding DUF3017 domain-containing protein, which yields MGADAHSDGASEPQRSSRRFPTLTRDTARPEGGGRAAAGGYPAPARQWPLLSVMGGVAVGLLLVALDAFRIGVLVIGLALLAGAVLRWALPSVGMLAVRSRFTDMTIYGLLGFVIVMLSLMVQPKPWIHIPFLDDIVHFTVR from the coding sequence ATGGGTGCCGATGCGCATTCGGATGGAGCCTCCGAGCCGCAGCGCTCCTCGCGCCGCTTTCCGACGCTGACCCGCGACACGGCCCGCCCGGAAGGCGGCGGGCGCGCCGCCGCGGGCGGCTACCCCGCGCCCGCCCGGCAGTGGCCGCTGCTCAGCGTCATGGGCGGGGTCGCGGTCGGACTGCTGCTGGTGGCGCTCGACGCGTTCCGTATCGGCGTGCTGGTGATCGGGCTCGCTCTCCTGGCCGGCGCGGTGCTGCGGTGGGCGCTGCCGTCGGTGGGCATGCTGGCCGTCCGCTCCCGCTTCACGGACATGACGATCTACGGTCTGCTCGGCTTCGTGATCGTGATGCTGTCGCTGATGGTGCAGCCCAAGCCGTGGATCCACATCCCGTTCCTGGACGACATCGTGCACTTCACGGTGCGCTAG
- a CDS encoding malate dehydrogenase: MTRTPVNVTVTGAAGQIGYALLFRIASGHLLGADVPVKLRLLEIPQGLKAAEGTAMELDDCAFPLLQGIDISDDPNVAFDGANVALLVGARPRTKGMERGDLLEANGGIFKPQGKAINDHAADDIKVLVVGNPANTNALIAQAAAPDVPRERFTAMTRLDHNRALSQLSKKTGTPVSEIQKLTIWGNHSATQYPDIFHATVAGKNAAEVVNDQKWLAEDFIPTVAKRGAAIIEARGASSAASAANAAIDHVHTWVNGTAAGDWTSMGIPSDGSYGVPEGLISSFPVTTKDGKYEIVQGLEINDFSRERIDASVKELTEEREAVRGLGLLG, translated from the coding sequence ATGACCCGCACCCCCGTCAATGTCACCGTCACCGGCGCAGCCGGCCAGATCGGTTACGCACTGCTCTTCCGCATCGCTTCCGGTCATCTGCTCGGCGCCGACGTGCCGGTCAAGCTGCGCCTTCTGGAGATCCCCCAGGGTCTGAAGGCCGCCGAGGGCACCGCGATGGAGCTCGACGACTGCGCCTTCCCGCTGCTCCAGGGCATCGACATCTCCGACGACCCGAACGTGGCCTTCGACGGCGCGAATGTCGCGCTGCTGGTCGGCGCCCGCCCCCGTACCAAGGGCATGGAGCGCGGCGACCTCCTGGAGGCCAACGGCGGCATCTTCAAGCCGCAGGGCAAGGCCATCAACGACCACGCCGCGGACGACATCAAGGTCCTGGTCGTCGGCAACCCCGCCAACACCAACGCGCTGATCGCCCAGGCCGCCGCGCCGGACGTACCGCGTGAGCGCTTCACCGCGATGACCCGTCTGGACCACAACCGCGCGCTCTCGCAGCTCTCGAAGAAGACCGGCACCCCGGTGTCCGAGATCCAGAAGCTGACGATCTGGGGCAACCACTCCGCCACCCAGTACCCCGACATCTTCCACGCCACGGTCGCCGGCAAGAACGCCGCCGAGGTCGTCAATGACCAGAAGTGGCTGGCCGAGGACTTCATCCCGACCGTCGCCAAGCGCGGTGCGGCGATCATCGAGGCCCGTGGCGCGTCCTCCGCGGCCTCCGCCGCCAACGCCGCCATCGACCACGTCCACACCTGGGTCAACGGCACCGCCGCCGGCGACTGGACCTCGATGGGCATCCCCTCGGACGGCTCCTACGGCGTCCCGGAGGGCCTGATCTCCTCCTTCCCCGTCACCACCAAGGACGGCAAGTACGAGATCGTCCAGGGCCTGGAGATCAACGACTTCTCCCGCGAGCGCATCGACGCGTCCGTCAAGGAGCTGACGGAGGAGCGCGAGGCCGTCCGCGGTCTCGGCCTCCTCGGCTGA
- a CDS encoding bifunctional methylenetetrahydrofolate dehydrogenase/methenyltetrahydrofolate cyclohydrolase, giving the protein MTAQILDGKATAAAIKSELTTRVEALKAKGVQPGLGTLLVGDDPGSRWYVNGKHRDCAQVGIASIQRELPETATQEEIEAVVRELNEDPACTGYIVQLPLPKGIDANRVLELMDPAKDADGLHPMSLGRLVLGIEGPLPCTPYGIVQLLRRHEVEIKGAHVVVVGRGITIGRPMPLVLTRKSENATVTQCHTGTRDLSSHLKQADIIVAAAGVPHIIKPEDIKPGAAVLDVGVSRDEAGKIVGDVHPGVAEVAGWVAPNPGGVGPMTRAQLLVNVVEAAERAAG; this is encoded by the coding sequence ATGACTGCCCAGATCCTGGATGGCAAGGCCACCGCAGCCGCTATCAAGTCCGAGCTCACCACCCGCGTCGAGGCACTGAAGGCCAAGGGCGTACAGCCCGGTCTGGGCACCCTCCTGGTGGGCGACGACCCGGGAAGCCGCTGGTACGTCAACGGCAAGCACCGCGACTGCGCCCAGGTCGGCATCGCCTCGATCCAGCGCGAACTGCCCGAGACCGCCACCCAGGAAGAGATCGAGGCCGTCGTACGGGAGCTGAACGAGGACCCCGCCTGCACCGGCTACATCGTCCAACTTCCGCTCCCCAAGGGCATCGACGCCAACCGCGTCCTGGAGCTGATGGATCCGGCCAAGGACGCCGACGGGCTGCACCCGATGAGCCTGGGCCGGCTGGTGCTCGGCATCGAGGGCCCGCTGCCCTGCACCCCGTACGGGATCGTCCAGCTGCTGCGGCGGCACGAGGTCGAGATCAAGGGCGCGCACGTGGTCGTCGTCGGCCGCGGCATCACCATCGGCCGCCCGATGCCGCTGGTGCTCACCCGCAAGTCCGAGAACGCCACGGTGACCCAGTGCCACACCGGCACCCGGGATCTGTCGTCGCACCTCAAGCAGGCCGACATCATCGTCGCCGCGGCCGGTGTGCCGCACATCATCAAGCCCGAGGACATCAAGCCCGGCGCGGCCGTCCTGGACGTCGGGGTCAGCCGTGACGAGGCCGGCAAGATCGTCGGCGATGTGCACCCCGGTGTCGCCGAGGTGGCCGGCTGGGTCGCCCCCAACCCGGGCGGTGTCGGGCCGATGACCCGCGCCCAGCTGCTGGTCAATGTCGTCGAGGCCGCCGAGCGCGCGGCCGGCTGA
- a CDS encoding helix-turn-helix domain-containing protein: MPRWKALPEELDPQVREFAGQLRRLVDRSGLSVAALADATGYSKTSWERYLNGRLLPPQRAVVALAEATGAHPAHLTTLWELAERAWSRDEMRQDVTMEAISVAQARAALGWDADQAEPPAKSARFTKATKAAPAPGTTQMPSVPQQRRTDSPSAADFPEWAAAAAPSPAAPTPQGPARRTRRGRTLMIAAGAAGVALLGGAAFLLLNPGTDTAKKTAASRPAAAPSAKQVLPAGVRCTGAGCVGKDPEAMGCGGAHAITPSRGRAGRAVIEVRYSKVCHTAWARISRAAPGDQATLSAGGHSATAQAERDGAAYTPMVEVTGDPAKVAACGTTVAGVKGCSRPVPATPAGAPAPSTAPSTGAAVR; encoded by the coding sequence ATGCCTCGCTGGAAGGCGCTGCCGGAGGAACTGGACCCGCAGGTGCGGGAGTTCGCCGGTCAGCTGCGCAGGCTCGTGGACCGCAGCGGCCTGAGTGTGGCCGCCCTCGCGGACGCCACGGGCTACAGCAAAACGTCCTGGGAGCGCTATCTCAACGGGCGGCTGCTGCCACCGCAGCGCGCCGTGGTCGCGCTCGCCGAGGCGACCGGCGCCCATCCCGCCCACCTCACCACCCTGTGGGAGCTGGCCGAACGGGCCTGGAGCCGCGACGAGATGCGGCAGGACGTCACCATGGAAGCGATCAGCGTGGCCCAGGCGCGCGCCGCGCTCGGGTGGGACGCCGACCAGGCCGAACCCCCGGCGAAGAGCGCGAGATTCACCAAGGCGACGAAGGCCGCACCGGCGCCGGGCACGACGCAGATGCCCTCGGTGCCCCAACAGCGGCGCACGGACAGCCCGTCGGCCGCGGACTTTCCCGAATGGGCGGCGGCCGCGGCCCCGTCCCCGGCGGCGCCCACGCCCCAGGGCCCGGCCCGGCGCACCCGCCGCGGCCGGACCCTCATGATCGCCGCCGGAGCGGCCGGTGTGGCGCTGCTGGGCGGCGCCGCCTTCCTCCTGCTCAACCCCGGCACCGACACGGCCAAGAAGACGGCGGCCTCCCGGCCCGCGGCCGCGCCGAGCGCGAAGCAGGTCCTGCCCGCCGGGGTGCGCTGCACCGGCGCCGGCTGCGTGGGCAAGGACCCGGAGGCGATGGGCTGCGGCGGCGCGCACGCCATCACCCCGTCCCGCGGCCGGGCGGGCCGGGCGGTGATAGAGGTCCGCTACAGCAAGGTCTGCCACACGGCCTGGGCCCGGATCAGCCGGGCGGCACCGGGCGACCAGGCCACCCTCAGCGCCGGCGGCCACAGCGCCACGGCACAGGCCGAGCGGGACGGCGCCGCCTACACCCCGATGGTCGAGGTGACCGGCGACCCGGCGAAGGTCGCGGCCTGCGGGACGACCGTCGCGGGCGTGAAGGGCTGCTCCCGTCCGGTTCCGGCCACGCCCGCCGGAGCACCCGCCCCCTCGACCGCCCCCTCGACCGGCGCCGCGGTCCGCTAG
- the purH gene encoding bifunctional phosphoribosylaminoimidazolecarboxamide formyltransferase/IMP cyclohydrolase, with product MTATEGTKRPIRRALVSVYDKSGLEELAQGLHAAGVQLVSTGSTAAKIAAAGVPVTKVEELTGFPECLDGRVKTLHPKVHAGILADLRLEDHRQQLVERLGVEPFDLVIVNLYPFRETVASGATPDECVEQIDIGGPSMVRAAAKNHPSVAVVVNPAHYGEVLKAVADGGFALDGRKRLAAEAFQHTAAYDVAVASWFLDGYADDATFPEFLGATYSRKNVLRYGENPHQGAALYVDGSGGLAEAEQLHGKEMSYNNYTDTDAARRAAYDHSEPCVAIIKHANPCGIAVAADVAEAHRNAHACDPLSAFGGVIAVNRPVSVAMAEQVAEIFTEVIVAPGYEDGAVEILARKKNIRVLRCPEAPSNPVEVKPVDGGALLQVTDRLQAEGDDPAHWTLASGAALPAAELAELAFAWRACRAVKSNAILLAKDGATVGVGMGQVNRVDSAKLAVQRAGEERARGSYAASDAFFPFPDGFEVLAEAGVKAVVQPGGSVRDEQVVEAAQKAGVTMYFTGTRHFFH from the coding sequence GTGACCGCCACCGAAGGCACGAAGCGGCCCATCCGCCGCGCGCTGGTCAGCGTCTACGACAAGTCCGGGCTGGAGGAGCTGGCGCAGGGCCTGCACGCGGCGGGCGTCCAGCTGGTCTCCACCGGATCGACGGCCGCGAAGATCGCTGCGGCCGGGGTGCCGGTCACCAAGGTCGAGGAGCTGACGGGCTTCCCCGAGTGCCTCGACGGCCGGGTCAAGACCCTGCACCCGAAGGTGCACGCCGGCATCCTGGCCGACCTCCGCCTGGAGGACCACCGCCAGCAGCTGGTCGAACGGCTCGGCGTCGAGCCGTTCGACCTGGTCATCGTCAACCTCTACCCGTTCCGGGAGACCGTGGCCTCCGGCGCCACCCCCGACGAGTGTGTGGAGCAGATCGACATCGGCGGCCCCTCGATGGTCCGCGCCGCCGCCAAGAACCACCCGTCGGTGGCCGTCGTCGTCAACCCCGCCCACTACGGCGAGGTCCTCAAGGCCGTCGCCGACGGCGGCTTCGCGCTGGACGGGCGCAAGCGGCTGGCGGCGGAGGCCTTCCAGCACACCGCGGCCTACGACGTGGCCGTCGCCTCGTGGTTCCTCGACGGCTACGCGGACGACGCGACCTTCCCCGAGTTCCTCGGCGCCACCTACTCCCGCAAGAACGTCCTGCGCTACGGCGAGAACCCGCACCAGGGCGCCGCGCTGTACGTGGACGGCAGCGGCGGGCTCGCGGAGGCCGAGCAGCTGCACGGCAAGGAGATGTCGTACAACAACTACACGGACACCGACGCCGCGCGCCGGGCCGCGTACGACCACAGCGAGCCCTGCGTCGCGATCATCAAGCACGCCAACCCGTGCGGTATCGCGGTGGCCGCGGATGTCGCCGAGGCGCACCGCAACGCGCACGCCTGTGACCCGCTGTCGGCCTTCGGCGGTGTCATCGCCGTCAACCGCCCGGTCTCCGTGGCGATGGCCGAGCAGGTCGCCGAGATCTTCACCGAGGTCATCGTGGCCCCCGGCTACGAGGACGGCGCGGTCGAGATCCTCGCCCGCAAGAAGAACATCCGGGTGCTGCGCTGCCCCGAGGCGCCGTCGAACCCGGTAGAGGTCAAGCCGGTTGACGGCGGTGCGCTGCTCCAGGTCACCGACCGGCTCCAGGCCGAGGGCGACGACCCGGCGCACTGGACGCTGGCCAGCGGTGCCGCGCTGCCCGCCGCGGAACTGGCCGAGCTGGCCTTCGCCTGGCGGGCCTGCCGTGCCGTCAAGTCCAACGCGATCCTGCTCGCCAAGGACGGTGCCACGGTCGGCGTCGGCATGGGCCAGGTCAACCGCGTCGACTCCGCGAAGCTCGCGGTGCAGCGCGCGGGCGAGGAGCGGGCGCGGGGCTCCTACGCGGCCTCCGACGCCTTCTTCCCGTTCCCCGACGGCTTCGAGGTGCTGGCCGAGGCCGGCGTCAAGGCCGTGGTCCAGCCCGGTGGTTCGGTCCGCGACGAGCAGGTCGTCGAGGCCGCGCAGAAGGCCGGCGTGACGATGTACTTCACGGGCACCCGGCACTTCTTCCACTGA
- a CDS encoding DUF397 domain-containing protein: MDKHQLSTAIWTKSSYSHDDGGNCIEVALTWMKSSYSDNNGGNCIEVAPGIPDAVPVRDSKDPDGPVLVFPTGGWSSFVTAVKNGEFPAAV, from the coding sequence ATGGACAAGCACCAGCTGAGCACAGCGATATGGACCAAGAGCAGCTACAGCCACGACGACGGCGGCAACTGCATCGAAGTGGCGCTCACCTGGATGAAGAGCAGCTACAGCGACAACAACGGCGGCAACTGCATCGAAGTAGCCCCCGGTATCCCCGACGCCGTCCCCGTTCGTGACAGCAAGGACCCCGACGGCCCCGTACTGGTCTTCCCGACGGGCGGCTGGTCGTCCTTCGTTACGGCCGTCAAGAACGGGGAGTTCCCCGCGGCCGTCTGA
- a CDS encoding RDD family protein: MSFGDPNNPYGQQQPPQAPQGPYGQQPPVPPQQGQPGYGYPQQAPQQQPYGYPQQQAVPPQQQAYGAYPQQAAPYGQPMPGMPMGYASWGARLGAFLLDGLIIAAVPIILYIIGGIMVGSASTTPDTSSCPPGDVQCISDAYDTAASSSTPVGALIIMALAWLLMIGGTFFLIAKEGASGQTPGKKVMGVKVIKEATGQPLGFGMTFVRYLCRYLNGLLCGLGWLWPLWDDKSQTWADKLAGTVVVSVK, translated from the coding sequence ATGAGCTTTGGTGACCCGAACAACCCGTACGGGCAGCAGCAGCCGCCGCAGGCGCCGCAGGGCCCGTACGGCCAGCAGCCGCCGGTCCCGCCGCAGCAGGGCCAGCCCGGCTACGGCTACCCCCAGCAGGCCCCGCAGCAGCAGCCGTACGGCTACCCCCAGCAGCAGGCCGTCCCGCCGCAGCAGCAGGCCTACGGCGCCTACCCGCAGCAGGCGGCGCCTTACGGCCAGCCGATGCCGGGCATGCCCATGGGGTACGCGAGCTGGGGTGCCCGACTGGGCGCCTTCCTGCTCGACGGCCTGATCATCGCCGCGGTGCCGATCATCCTGTACATCATCGGCGGCATCATGGTCGGCTCCGCGTCGACCACCCCGGACACTTCGTCCTGCCCGCCGGGCGATGTGCAGTGCATCAGCGACGCCTACGACACCGCCGCGTCGAGCAGCACGCCGGTCGGCGCCCTCATCATCATGGCCCTGGCATGGCTGCTCATGATCGGCGGGACCTTCTTCCTCATCGCCAAGGAAGGCGCCTCCGGCCAGACCCCGGGCAAGAAGGTGATGGGCGTCAAGGTCATCAAGGAGGCCACCGGCCAGCCCCTCGGCTTCGGTATGACCTTCGTGCGCTACCTCTGCCGCTACCTGAACGGCCTGCTGTGCGGCCTCGGCTGGCTGTGGCCGCTGTGGGACGACAAGAGCCAGACCTGGGCGGACAAGCTCGCCGGCACCGTGGTCGTGAGCGTCAAGTAA
- a CDS encoding helix-turn-helix domain-containing protein: MSRWSGLPASLDQRMRQLVVQLRRLKDHSGLSLAALAARTPYSKSSWERYLNGKKLPPAGAVEALARLCGADVTRLLALHEVAAQTWRAGRPAPEARPPVPVVQPATPVQPVPRIAPVPPDPQNSRSGPPPRAAGGEAPLPAVHTVPGRPGRQVPLGPLVLGALAVLVVVLPVLRPWQDQLAAGRGTGAAMAGRALGAAPEFTSRPGETFDCRVRRQGGALYAGHSRTGSTVLGGGAEGWDVVEAQCLLRRHGYDPGVVDGLVGGRTLRAVKRLQAGSGLPTDGIVGPGTWKALRR, translated from the coding sequence ATGTCGCGTTGGAGCGGGCTGCCCGCATCGCTGGACCAGCGGATGCGGCAACTGGTCGTACAGCTACGGAGGTTGAAGGACCACAGCGGGCTGAGCCTGGCCGCGCTCGCCGCCCGTACCCCGTACAGCAAGTCGTCCTGGGAGCGCTATCTCAACGGCAAGAAGCTGCCGCCGGCCGGTGCCGTGGAGGCGCTGGCGCGGCTCTGCGGGGCCGATGTGACCCGGCTGCTGGCGCTGCACGAGGTCGCCGCGCAGACCTGGCGCGCCGGACGTCCGGCGCCGGAAGCCCGGCCGCCGGTACCGGTGGTCCAACCGGCCACGCCGGTCCAACCGGTCCCGCGGATCGCGCCGGTCCCGCCGGACCCGCAAAACAGCCGGAGCGGCCCGCCACCGCGCGCGGCGGGGGGCGAGGCGCCGCTCCCCGCCGTGCACACCGTTCCCGGGCGGCCCGGTCGCCAGGTGCCGCTCGGGCCGCTCGTCCTGGGCGCGCTGGCCGTGCTCGTCGTGGTGCTGCCGGTCCTGCGCCCGTGGCAGGACCAGCTCGCCGCCGGGCGCGGTACGGGCGCCGCGATGGCCGGGCGCGCCCTCGGTGCCGCACCGGAGTTCACGTCCCGGCCGGGGGAGACCTTCGACTGCCGGGTCCGGCGCCAGGGCGGCGCTCTCTACGCCGGGCACAGCCGTACGGGCAGCACGGTCCTGGGCGGCGGCGCGGAGGGCTGGGACGTCGTCGAGGCGCAGTGCCTGCTGCGCCGCCACGGGTACGACCCGGGTGTGGTGGACGGCCTCGTCGGCGGCCGCACGCTCCGCGCCGTCAAGCGTCTCCAGGCCGGATCGGGGCTGCCCACGGACGGGATCGTGGGCCCCGGCACCTGGAAGGCGCTGCGCCGGTGA
- a CDS encoding peptidase inhibitor family I36 protein, giving the protein MNVRKRIALAAAAAALTGGLALAPAAGASAAPAPAKHGSVTVQRAPANCPRTYLCVYPKTNFQGTPKKVRSNNRNLKPYGGAFRYPLSAYNNGSQCSVTVYEKPNYRGGHAKLNRGTGWRFIGSNLMTIYSNKWCVR; this is encoded by the coding sequence ATGAACGTCCGCAAGCGCATCGCCCTCGCCGCGGCCGCCGCGGCGCTCACCGGCGGCCTGGCACTGGCCCCCGCCGCGGGCGCGTCCGCCGCCCCCGCACCGGCCAAGCACGGCTCGGTCACCGTCCAGCGGGCGCCGGCCAACTGCCCCCGCACCTACCTGTGCGTCTACCCGAAGACGAACTTCCAGGGCACCCCGAAGAAGGTCAGGTCGAACAACCGGAACCTCAAGCCCTATGGCGGTGCCTTCAGGTACCCGCTGTCCGCGTACAACAACGGCAGCCAGTGCAGCGTGACCGTCTACGAGAAGCCCAACTACCGGGGCGGGCACGCGAAGCTGAACCGTGGCACCGGCTGGCGGTTCATCGGCAGCAACCTCATGACCATCTACTCCAACAAGTGGTGCGTGCGCTGA
- a CDS encoding helix-turn-helix domain-containing protein, translated as MSGPGGAPRGGVESSRLAAGLRDLRARTGLSLAALAARTPYSKSSWERYLNGKKLPPRDAVEALCRLAGEPPGRLVALWELADAAWSGRGRSGAAQARDGGSAAAHGPERVTAPGPAAVAAAGPPADGEATPRTAQRLAGLAAGAGAGGVALAAALALWTAVGAGGLVTGAVPDASEMTGCRARACDGKDPESMRCDLPDLVRTPLERTAAGGERVQLLYGTVCGAAWGRVRDGRIGDRVEVVAPGVAPRSVRVLDRFDAEDALVTPMAAARGPEGVRLCLYPAGGGARECFSA; from the coding sequence GTGAGCGGGCCCGGTGGTGCGCCGCGGGGCGGGGTCGAGAGTTCCCGGCTGGCCGCGGGGCTGCGGGATTTACGGGCGCGCACCGGGCTGAGCCTGGCCGCGCTGGCCGCCCGCACCCCGTACAGCAAGTCGTCCTGGGAGCGCTATCTCAACGGCAAGAAGCTGCCGCCCCGGGACGCGGTCGAGGCGCTGTGCCGGCTGGCGGGGGAACCGCCAGGCCGGCTGGTGGCGCTGTGGGAGCTGGCGGACGCGGCCTGGAGCGGCCGGGGCCGGTCCGGCGCGGCGCAGGCCCGGGACGGCGGGAGCGCGGCGGCCCACGGGCCGGAGAGGGTAACTGCGCCGGGCCCGGCCGCGGTTGCGGCGGCCGGGCCCCCGGCGGACGGCGAAGCCACGCCGCGGACGGCACAGCGGCTGGCGGGCCTGGCGGCCGGTGCCGGGGCCGGCGGGGTGGCGCTCGCCGCGGCGCTGGCCCTCTGGACGGCAGTCGGCGCGGGCGGCCTGGTGACGGGCGCCGTGCCCGACGCTTCCGAGATGACCGGCTGCCGGGCGAGGGCGTGTGACGGCAAGGACCCGGAGTCGATGCGCTGTGATCTGCCGGACCTGGTGCGGACGCCCCTGGAGCGCACCGCGGCCGGGGGCGAGCGGGTGCAGCTCCTTTACGGCACGGTGTGCGGCGCGGCCTGGGGGCGGGTCCGGGACGGCCGGATCGGGGACCGGGTCGAGGTGGTGGCGCCGGGGGTGGCACCGCGGTCGGTGCGGGTGCTGGACCGGTTCGACGCCGAGGACGCGCTCGTCACGCCGATGGCGGCGGCCCGCGGGCCCGAGGGCGTCCGGCTGTGCCTCTATCCGGCGGGCGGCGGGGCCCGGGAATGCTTCTCGGCATGA
- the purN gene encoding phosphoribosylglycinamide formyltransferase, whose protein sequence is MASSPPPVQPARPGRPARIVALVSGSGTNLQALLDAIAAQGPEVYGAEVVAVGADRGAIAGLERAAAAGLPTFVCRVKDYDSRADWDAALTEATAAYEPDLVVSAGFMKILGKEFLARFGGRTVNTHPALLPSFPGAHGVRDALAYGAKVTGCTVHFVDDGVDTGPIIAQGVVGIRDEDDESALHERIKEVERSLLVEVVGQLARHGYRIEGRKVRIS, encoded by the coding sequence GTGGCTTCCTCCCCACCCCCCGTCCAGCCCGCCCGACCCGGCCGCCCGGCCCGCATCGTCGCGCTCGTCTCCGGTTCCGGGACGAACCTTCAGGCGCTGCTGGACGCCATCGCCGCGCAGGGCCCGGAGGTGTACGGGGCCGAGGTCGTCGCCGTCGGCGCCGACCGGGGTGCCATCGCGGGGCTGGAGCGCGCCGCGGCCGCCGGGCTCCCGACGTTCGTCTGCCGGGTCAAGGACTACGACAGCCGTGCGGACTGGGATGCGGCGCTCACCGAGGCGACCGCCGCGTACGAGCCCGACCTGGTGGTCTCGGCCGGCTTCATGAAGATCCTGGGCAAGGAGTTCCTCGCCCGCTTCGGTGGCCGCACGGTCAACACCCACCCGGCGCTGCTGCCGAGTTTTCCCGGTGCCCACGGCGTGCGCGACGCACTCGCGTACGGCGCGAAGGTCACCGGATGCACCGTCCACTTCGTCGACGACGGTGTCGACACCGGCCCGATCATCGCCCAGGGCGTGGTCGGGATCCGGGACGAGGACGACGAATCCGCGCTGCATGAGCGCATCAAGGAAGTCGAGCGATCGCTGCTCGTCGAGGTCGTGGGGCAACTGGCCCGGCACGGCTACCGCATTGAGGGACGAAAGGTACGTATCTCGTGA
- a CDS encoding DUF6350 family protein, with amino-acid sequence MSQLIERGPTLSSHGRTAAQRSSAIGAAFLGGVTAAGLGLGALTVAVLLLWVASPYPDSDPSRALHLAADLWLLAHGGDLVRTAAHSAAPVAVPPLLLAVLPVWLLHRAARHALATSADGPPGPAPSTGPAADAAHRVPPRTLLGALLAGYLLIVAGALIYASSGRLRAEPLSVLLCVPATTAAVLGGTAWRLLRHPGPELLPAKVLRLRSRAPRRLRAFLGGSRVAAARRGTVCRAAGTALGALLAAGGLLTLLSLGLHAGRVRHDLLQLAPDWAGRATVLLLCLALLPNAAVWGAAYGLGPGFTVGAGSTVAPLGTSAHPVLPQLPLLSGLPDAGPGYPLTWAVAVVPVAAGVLLAREVARSATAPNSPGAPWSWWPTACVAALGAGACGVVMAALAALAGGSLGTGALAAFGPSWWRTGLAAAAWTALTGIPAALALRVWWLRVQRREAEAPRNEPAPQEPSSTKDENGATTDAGDGTAKADSDSGNDSDAEPDSGTQHDSDGEAPPGSALAAVQCGTPAPLRGAGSCATGPDAPADD; translated from the coding sequence GTGAGCCAGTTGATCGAGCGCGGCCCCACGTTGTCCTCGCACGGCCGGACCGCCGCCCAGCGCTCCTCCGCGATCGGCGCGGCCTTCCTCGGCGGGGTGACGGCGGCCGGTCTCGGCCTCGGCGCGCTGACGGTCGCCGTGCTGCTGCTCTGGGTCGCCTCCCCCTACCCCGACAGCGACCCCTCCCGGGCCCTGCATCTCGCCGCCGACCTGTGGCTGCTGGCACACGGCGGCGACCTCGTCCGCACCGCCGCCCACTCCGCCGCCCCGGTCGCCGTGCCCCCGCTGCTGCTCGCCGTCCTCCCGGTCTGGCTGCTCCACCGGGCCGCCCGCCACGCCCTGGCCACCTCGGCCGACGGCCCGCCCGGCCCCGCCCCGTCCACCGGCCCGGCCGCGGACGCCGCCCACCGGGTTCCGCCGCGCACCCTGCTCGGCGCCCTGCTCGCCGGATATCTGCTGATCGTGGCCGGTGCGCTGATCTACGCCTCAAGTGGACGGCTGCGGGCCGAGCCACTGAGCGTGCTGCTGTGCGTACCGGCCACCACGGCCGCCGTCCTCGGCGGCACGGCCTGGCGTCTCCTCCGCCACCCCGGCCCCGAGCTGCTGCCCGCCAAGGTCCTGCGGCTCAGGTCCAGGGCACCGCGCCGGCTGCGGGCGTTCCTCGGCGGCTCCCGGGTCGCCGCCGCCCGCCGGGGCACCGTGTGCCGGGCCGCCGGCACCGCCCTCGGCGCCCTGCTGGCGGCCGGCGGTCTGCTCACCCTGCTCTCGCTCGGCCTGCACGCGGGCCGGGTACGCCACGACCTCCTCCAACTGGCGCCCGACTGGGCGGGCCGCGCCACGGTGCTCCTGCTGTGCCTGGCCCTGCTCCCGAACGCGGCCGTCTGGGGCGCCGCATACGGCCTGGGGCCGGGTTTCACCGTCGGCGCGGGCAGTACGGTCGCCCCGCTGGGGACCTCGGCACATCCCGTGCTGCCACAACTGCCCCTGCTCAGCGGGCTGCCCGACGCCGGCCCTGGTTACCCGCTGACCTGGGCGGTGGCCGTCGTGCCCGTGGCGGCGGGAGTGCTGCTCGCCCGTGAAGTGGCCCGCTCCGCCACCGCGCCGAACTCCCCTGGCGCGCCCTGGTCCTGGTGGCCGACGGCCTGTGTGGCCGCCCTGGGGGCAGGCGCCTGCGGTGTGGTCATGGCCGCGCTCGCGGCCCTCGCCGGCGGCTCACTGGGCACCGGCGCGCTCGCCGCCTTCGGCCCGAGCTGGTGGCGTACGGGCCTGGCGGCAGCGGCCTGGACCGCCCTGACCGGCATCCCGGCCGCACTCGCGCTACGGGTCTGGTGGCTGCGGGTCCAGCGGCGGGAGGCCGAGGCCCCGCGGAACGAACCGGCCCCGCAGGAGCCGTCGAGCACGAAGGACGAGAACGGCGCCACGACGGACGCCGGAGACGGCACCGCGAAGGCCGACAGCGACAGCGGGAACGACAGCGACGCCGAGCCCGACAGTGGCACCCAGCACGACAGCGACGGCGAGGCCCCGCCCGGCAGCGCCCTGGCCGCAGTCCAATGCGGCACGCCCGCCCCCCTCAGGGGCGCGGGGAGCTGCGCGACCGGCCCCGACGCCCCCGCAGACGACTGA